Proteins from one Dysgonomonas sp. HDW5A genomic window:
- a CDS encoding helix-turn-helix domain-containing protein: MSQILTYEDFKDFEAKVLKEFEEIKKALPSISPKKWLRSSDIKELLGISHGKLQTMRNNKEIPFTLIGGTIFYSLEDVNKMLDSKKQRK; this comes from the coding sequence ATGTCACAGATTCTAACGTACGAAGACTTCAAGGACTTTGAAGCAAAGGTTTTAAAAGAGTTTGAGGAGATAAAGAAAGCCTTACCTTCTATCTCCCCAAAGAAATGGTTACGTTCTTCCGATATAAAGGAATTGCTCGGAATATCGCATGGAAAACTACAAACCATGCGTAATAATAAAGAAATACCTTTTACACTTATTGGCGGTACGATATTCTATTCACTGGAAGATGTGAATAAAATGTTGGATAGTAAAAAGCAGAGAAAATAG
- a CDS encoding ATP-binding protein, whose translation MRRTALSFLQKWKQKNTRKPLIIRGARQVGKTWLMKEFAKTEYENFAYINFEDNQQLKTLFLNDFDIPRILLAIQIATGIKPEPNKTLIIFDEIQEAERAITSLKYFRENAPEYHIVAAGSLLGIALHENTSFPVGKVEFLDLYPLTFTEFLEALGEHDLTDLIQKQQWEMINTFKTKYIELLKQYYYVGGMPEVIANFASNQDFSEVRQIQQQILDSYEQDFSKHAPTDVVPRIRMVWNSVPAQLSKENRKFIYGLIKQGARAKEFELALSWLMDCGLIHKVNRISKPALPLKAYEDMGAFKLYLLDIGLLGAMANLDVKTLLDGNLIFTEFKGALTEQYVLQQLVTDREISIFYWSSDKSDGEIDLLIQYKNELVPIEVKAAENLQAKSLRAFVEKNKSKMAIRTSMSDFREETWLTNLPLYAINELTGYLESKG comes from the coding sequence ATGAGAAGAACAGCATTAAGTTTCTTACAGAAATGGAAACAAAAAAACACACGAAAACCTCTTATTATCAGAGGCGCTCGTCAAGTTGGCAAAACTTGGTTGATGAAAGAATTCGCCAAAACCGAATATGAAAATTTCGCCTATATAAACTTTGAAGACAATCAACAGCTAAAAACACTATTCTTAAACGATTTCGATATACCACGCATTTTATTGGCTATTCAGATTGCAACAGGAATAAAACCAGAGCCAAACAAAACGCTGATTATATTCGATGAGATTCAGGAAGCAGAGAGAGCTATAACCTCATTGAAATATTTTCGGGAAAATGCTCCCGAATACCATATTGTAGCAGCAGGCTCTTTACTGGGAATCGCATTACATGAGAATACATCTTTTCCAGTGGGCAAAGTTGAGTTCTTAGATCTATATCCTCTAACTTTTACTGAATTTTTAGAAGCATTAGGAGAACATGATTTGACCGACTTAATTCAGAAGCAGCAATGGGAAATGATAAACACCTTTAAAACAAAGTATATAGAGCTATTAAAGCAATATTACTATGTTGGAGGTATGCCCGAAGTTATTGCCAATTTTGCTTCGAATCAGGATTTTAGCGAAGTACGCCAGATTCAGCAACAAATACTCGATTCATACGAACAGGATTTCTCAAAGCATGCTCCCACAGATGTTGTCCCACGCATCCGCATGGTATGGAATTCCGTTCCTGCCCAGTTATCAAAAGAGAACCGTAAATTCATTTACGGCTTGATAAAGCAAGGAGCAAGAGCCAAAGAATTTGAATTAGCCTTATCTTGGCTAATGGATTGCGGTCTAATACATAAGGTTAATAGAATATCCAAACCTGCTTTACCTTTGAAAGCCTATGAAGATATGGGAGCATTTAAACTGTATCTGCTTGATATAGGTTTGTTGGGAGCGATGGCAAATCTGGATGTAAAAACCTTACTCGATGGCAATCTTATTTTTACCGAATTTAAAGGAGCTTTAACCGAACAGTATGTTTTACAACAATTGGTTACAGACAGAGAAATTTCAATTTTCTATTGGTCGTCAGATAAATCCGATGGAGAAATAGATTTACTTATACAGTATAAGAACGAACTTGTTCCGATAGAAGTAAAAGCAGCCGAAAACCTTCAAGCAAAAAGCTTACGGGCTTTTGTCGAAAAGAATAAATCCAAAATGGCCATAAGGACTTCAATGTCAGATTTCAGAGAAGAAACATGGTTGACAAACTTACCTTTATATGCTATCAATGAATTGACAGGCTATCTCGAATCAAAAGGTTAA
- a CDS encoding site-specific integrase, whose protein sequence is METLKTFGTSFIIKKQKADKESKLPIYMRITVDGKRIEFSTKEWIEEKRWQNGRPIGNTPIAKSVNNILDAYSSKARECYHYLIDRSEIITPQKIADMMRGRKTTDKSLLWLCDKYIENISNLVDNGYADATLTRYQTTKRHIEAFLKKKYKKDDILITELSYDFISDFEIYFKRTRKCNHNTSMKYLKNLKAIVNLAVKNDWLDKDPFRKFTCKIEPVERGYLTEEEVLKIYEKEISIERLVIIRDAFILACYSGLAYIDIKQLRKENIVKGVDGQNWIFINRGKTNVLSKVPLMPISEEIIAKYQTKEYCKKTGYIIPVPSNQKVNAYLKEIADLAEITMNLTFHIARHSFATLALSYGMSIESVSKMLGHNQIRTTQIYAKVTEEKIAKEMVAFKNRNTKR, encoded by the coding sequence ATGGAAACTCTAAAAACATTTGGAACAAGCTTTATTATTAAAAAACAAAAAGCTGACAAAGAAAGCAAATTACCTATCTATATGAGAATTACAGTAGACGGTAAGCGTATCGAATTTTCTACAAAAGAATGGATCGAAGAAAAAAGATGGCAAAACGGTAGACCTATCGGAAATACCCCTATTGCTAAAAGTGTGAATAACATATTGGATGCTTACAGCAGTAAGGCGAGAGAATGTTATCATTACCTGATTGACAGGTCTGAAATTATCACTCCCCAGAAAATAGCCGATATGATGAGAGGTCGTAAAACTACAGATAAGTCTCTGTTATGGTTATGTGACAAGTATATAGAGAATATATCCAATTTGGTTGACAATGGCTATGCAGATGCGACACTCACACGTTACCAAACCACGAAGAGACATATAGAAGCCTTTCTAAAAAAGAAATATAAGAAAGATGATATTCTTATCACAGAATTGAGTTATGACTTTATATCTGACTTTGAGATATATTTTAAACGTACAAGAAAGTGTAATCACAATACCAGTATGAAGTATCTTAAGAATCTGAAAGCTATAGTCAATCTTGCAGTAAAAAATGATTGGTTGGATAAAGACCCTTTCAGAAAATTCACATGCAAAATTGAGCCAGTTGAAAGAGGATACCTTACCGAAGAAGAAGTATTAAAAATTTATGAAAAAGAAATTTCGATAGAGCGATTAGTTATTATTCGGGATGCATTCATTCTGGCTTGTTATTCAGGCTTGGCTTATATAGATATTAAACAACTTCGGAAAGAAAATATAGTAAAGGGAGTTGATGGGCAAAATTGGATATTTATTAACAGAGGGAAAACAAATGTATTATCGAAAGTTCCACTAATGCCTATTTCAGAAGAGATTATAGCTAAATACCAGACAAAAGAATATTGTAAGAAGACAGGCTATATAATTCCTGTACCATCCAATCAGAAGGTAAACGCATACCTCAAGGAAATTGCTGATTTAGCAGAGATTACGATGAATCTTACATTTCACATCGCACGCCACTCGTTTGCGACTCTTGCTCTGAGCTATGGTATGTCAATAGAGTCTGTGAGTAAAATGCTAGGACATAATCAGATTAGAACAACTCAGATATATGCTAAAGTCACCGAAGAAAAGATAGCAAAAGAAATGGTTGCTTTCAAAAATAGAAACACAAAACGATAA